DNA from Lentibacillus amyloliquefaciens:
ATGCCGGGGATTTTGTTATTCGTCATGCGCTGGAGGGGGCCGACAACGGTGATGGCGCTAACGACTTTTCCGGTGTGGTCATGGATTGGAGCAGCCACTGATTTGATGCCTTCCCGCAGTTCTTCTGTGCTGATGGCGTAGCCTTTCTCGCGGATGGAGGCCAAGTGTTCACGCAATTCGTCCGGATCTGTCACGCTATTTTCAGTGTGAGCTTCCAAGCCCTCACTGATCACTTTTTCCACTGCGTTCTTCTCATCATAAGCCAGCAGCACTTTCCCCGAACTTGTGCAATAAGAAGGATTTCGCCGGCCGATGTGGGTCAGAATGCGCACCGGATGATTGCATTCCTCTTTATGGATATAAATGGTATCCAGGCCGTCCATGATGGCTAAATGCGATGTTTCACCGGTGTCGTTGACCAATTTGGACAGCACCGGGCCTGCTTCTTTATAAATTTCCAGATTGTTCGTTAAGACGCCTCCGAGTGTCAGCACCGAAAGCCCCAGCGAGTATTCACCGTTTTTATCATTTTTGACGACAAATCCTTCGCTTGCAAGTGTTGCCAATAATCGGCTGATCGTACTTTTGGCAAGGCCTAGCGATTCAGCTAGTTCACTCACCTTTTTTGATGTATCAAATGTGGAAAAACTTTTCAAAATACGCAATGCGTTTTGAACCGATGATAAAAGTTGCGGTTCGCTTTTCTTTTTTGCCATATTTGCCACCTCATTCATTCTGCGTTCCCTATAAAGGAATGATTTTAATTTAAGTCTAGCAGAGAAATCATTATAAATACAGGATTCGAAAACGCTTACTAATAGTTATCCAAATATTTATATTAAAAATTTCAATTATGTTCCGC
Protein-coding regions in this window:
- a CDS encoding IclR family transcriptional regulator: MAKKKSEPQLLSSVQNALRILKSFSTFDTSKKVSELAESLGLAKSTISRLLATLASEGFVVKNDKNGEYSLGLSVLTLGGVLTNNLEIYKEAGPVLSKLVNDTGETSHLAIMDGLDTIYIHKEECNHPVRILTHIGRRNPSYCTSSGKVLLAYDEKNAVEKVISEGLEAHTENSVTDPDELREHLASIREKGYAISTEELREGIKSVAAPIHDHTGKVVSAITVVGPLQRMTNNKIPGIAKKVMAAGKDASERMGYDERYFRRMRV